The Planococcus versutus genome contains a region encoding:
- the dprA gene encoding DNA-processing protein DprA, protein MNNEFTRRLLALHYVYPKSLKTFLPLFTDDPDLAKLEKKSPNELMWLLNIKVEQAVKLTASYRQSLTYPLQETYIKYKIFPISYQHPSYPKSLLELIDPPAVLYAKGDLTLLANPQKIAIIGSRKATSYSQKALHTIIPPLVENNFIIVSGLARGADAMAHQKTIDLGGRTIAVTGSGFLHPYPKENNALNNIIEEKQLVLTEYPPYMKPLKWNFPMRNRIISGLSKGIVVTEAQVKSGTLSTIEHALDHGKDIFAVPGDIGSLLSEGPHKLILEGAKPVWNGWQILEEYQQMTARKE, encoded by the coding sequence ATGAACAATGAATTTACAAGGCGGTTATTAGCGTTGCATTATGTCTATCCAAAAAGTTTGAAAACGTTTTTGCCACTATTTACGGATGACCCAGACTTAGCAAAACTCGAAAAAAAATCGCCGAATGAGCTTATGTGGTTATTAAATATCAAAGTAGAACAAGCCGTGAAACTAACCGCCTCTTATCGACAATCCTTAACCTATCCCTTACAAGAAACCTACATCAAATATAAGATATTCCCCATATCTTATCAACACCCCAGTTATCCAAAAAGCTTGCTCGAATTGATCGATCCACCAGCTGTACTATATGCTAAGGGAGATCTTACTTTACTCGCAAATCCTCAAAAAATCGCCATTATTGGTTCTCGGAAAGCCACTTCTTATTCTCAAAAAGCGTTGCACACAATCATTCCCCCTCTTGTTGAGAACAACTTTATCATTGTAAGTGGATTAGCAAGAGGTGCGGATGCGATGGCCCATCAAAAAACGATTGACTTAGGTGGTCGGACGATCGCTGTTACAGGTAGTGGTTTCTTGCATCCTTATCCGAAAGAAAACAATGCGTTAAATAATATAATAGAAGAAAAACAGTTGGTTTTAACTGAATACCCTCCTTATATGAAACCATTAAAATGGAACTTTCCAATGAGAAATCGCATTATTAGTGGGTTATCTAAAGGAATCGTTGTAACAGAAGCTCAAGTGAAAAGTGGTACTTTGAGTACAATTGAACATGCGCTAGATCATGGAAAAGACATTTTTGCAGTTCCTGGAGATATTGGTTCGTTATTATCTGAAGGACCCCATAAATTGATTTTAGAAGGCGCAAAACCAGTATGGAATGGCTGGCAGATACTAGAGGAATACCAACAAATGACAGCTAGAAAAGAATGA
- the ffh gene encoding signal recognition particle protein, with the protein MAFEGLSERLQGTMTKIKGKGKVNEADVKEMMREVRFALIEADVNLKVVKEFVKKISERAIGQDVMDSLTPGQQVVKIVKDELTELMGGEERKIEFSTKQPTVIMMVGLQGAGKTTTTGKLANLLRRKHNRKPLLVAADVYRPAAIQQLETIGKQLSLPVFSKGTDVSPVEIARQAIEHAKAEHLDTVIIDTAGRLHVDEALMQELKDIRALKEPDEIFLVVDSMTGQDAVNVAQNFDDAIGISGVVLTKLDGDTRGGAALSIRAVTQKPIKFVGMGEKMDALEAFHPERMASRILGMGDMLSLIEKAQSNVDEEKAKELEEKFRTSTFTFDDFLEQMTQVKQMGPLDEILKMLPGANKIKGLENAKVDEGQMDRVEAIIYSMTKKEKTTPEIINANRKKRIAKGSGTNIQDVNRLLKQFEDMKKMMKQMSGMNTKKGRKKMGMPGLDSLFK; encoded by the coding sequence ATGGCATTTGAAGGTTTATCTGAACGCCTACAAGGTACGATGACCAAAATTAAAGGCAAAGGGAAAGTCAACGAAGCAGACGTTAAAGAAATGATGCGCGAAGTTCGTTTCGCCTTGATTGAAGCGGATGTTAACTTAAAAGTAGTAAAAGAATTCGTCAAAAAAATCAGTGAACGAGCGATAGGGCAAGATGTCATGGACAGCCTAACACCAGGACAACAAGTTGTGAAAATTGTTAAAGATGAGCTGACCGAATTGATGGGCGGCGAAGAACGAAAAATCGAGTTTTCAACTAAACAGCCAACAGTCATTATGATGGTCGGTCTACAAGGTGCTGGTAAGACAACCACAACAGGGAAACTCGCGAATTTATTGCGTCGAAAACACAACCGGAAACCACTTTTAGTGGCTGCTGATGTGTATCGTCCAGCTGCAATTCAGCAGCTAGAGACCATCGGCAAGCAGTTATCTCTCCCGGTTTTCTCAAAAGGCACAGATGTGTCTCCTGTAGAAATTGCGCGTCAAGCAATAGAACACGCAAAAGCAGAGCATTTAGATACCGTCATCATTGATACAGCAGGGCGTTTACATGTTGATGAAGCGTTAATGCAGGAATTAAAAGATATCCGTGCGCTCAAAGAGCCGGACGAAATTTTCCTAGTGGTCGATTCAATGACGGGTCAAGACGCTGTTAATGTAGCTCAGAATTTTGATGATGCGATAGGCATATCAGGTGTTGTTTTAACAAAACTTGATGGCGATACTCGAGGTGGTGCGGCACTTTCCATTCGTGCGGTTACGCAAAAACCGATTAAATTTGTCGGGATGGGCGAAAAAATGGATGCACTTGAAGCTTTTCATCCAGAACGTATGGCATCTCGTATACTCGGCATGGGCGATATGTTATCGTTGATTGAAAAAGCACAGTCAAATGTCGATGAAGAAAAGGCAAAAGAATTAGAAGAAAAGTTCAGAACGTCTACGTTTACTTTTGATGATTTTCTTGAGCAAATGACTCAAGTAAAACAAATGGGACCGTTAGATGAAATTTTAAAAATGCTCCCAGGTGCTAATAAAATCAAAGGATTAGAAAATGCAAAAGTAGATGAAGGTCAGATGGATCGAGTAGAAGCCATTATTTATTCGATGACTAAAAAAGAGAAAACAACGCCTGAAATTATTAATGCAAATCGAAAAAAACGAATTGCTAAAGGTTCAGGGACTAACATTCAAGATGTTAATCGACTGTTAAAACAGTTTGAAGACATGAAGAAAATGATGAAGCAAATGTCTGGCATGAACACGAAAAAAGGACGAAAAAAAATGGGAATGCCGGGTCTAGACTCACTTTTTAAGTAA
- the trmD gene encoding tRNA (guanosine(37)-N1)-methyltransferase TrmD — protein MNIHVLSLFPPMFEGVFQHSIMRKAQDKNAVSLNVVDIREFADNKRQVDDYPFGGGAGMVLKPEPIFNAVENLTPNSKRRVILLCPQGQRFTQQKAEELANEEELVFICGHYEGYDERIREYLVTDEISIGDFVLTGGELAAMTVIDSVVRLLPGVLGNADSPIRDSFSTGLLEHPQYTRPANFRGWKVPDVLTSGNHGKVEEWREKQTLKRTFDRRPDLLEKIELTDKQKKIIKELKE, from the coding sequence ATGAATATTCACGTATTGTCATTATTTCCACCAATGTTTGAAGGCGTCTTTCAACATTCAATTATGAGAAAAGCGCAAGATAAAAATGCTGTTAGTCTAAATGTCGTAGATATACGTGAATTTGCGGACAATAAGCGTCAAGTAGATGATTACCCGTTTGGTGGTGGAGCCGGGATGGTCTTGAAACCAGAACCCATTTTCAATGCAGTTGAAAACCTCACACCAAATAGCAAACGACGCGTTATTTTATTGTGTCCTCAAGGTCAACGCTTTACGCAACAAAAAGCTGAAGAGCTTGCGAATGAAGAAGAGTTGGTATTTATTTGCGGTCATTATGAAGGCTATGACGAGCGTATTCGCGAATATTTAGTGACTGATGAAATTTCAATTGGTGATTTTGTTCTGACGGGTGGCGAGCTTGCGGCTATGACTGTCATCGATAGTGTCGTCAGACTGCTTCCAGGAGTGCTAGGCAATGCCGATTCTCCTATTCGTGATTCATTCTCTACAGGGTTGCTAGAACACCCACAATACACCCGTCCAGCCAATTTTAGAGGTTGGAAGGTACCGGATGTTTTAACTTCTGGAAATCATGGCAAAGTAGAAGAATGGCGCGAAAAACAAACCTTGAAAAGAACGTTTGATAGACGTCCGGATCTTCTTGAAAAAATCGAATTGACTGACAAGCAAAAAAAAATTATCAAAGAATTAAAGGAATAA
- the ylqF gene encoding ribosome biogenesis GTPase YlqF: MTIQWFPGHMAKARRQVTEKLKLVDIIFELVDARLPLSSRNPMIDQVIQQKPRLIILNKMDMADEVETKKWIRYFEDQGTRAVAINSLEGRGLQLVTKASKEILEEKWDRMIAKGIKPRAIRAMIVGIPNVGKSTLINRLSKKSLAKTGNMPGVTKAQQWIKVGKEIELLDTPGILWPKFEDPETGLKLAVTGAIKDSVIQMQELAIYSLKFLEERYPERMMERYGIDHVDKEIVNTFDHIGKKRRCLDQHGEVDYETTAEVIVRDIRNQHLGKVTFDYRDEMIEEE, encoded by the coding sequence ATGACGATACAATGGTTTCCTGGACACATGGCAAAAGCGCGAAGACAAGTTACTGAAAAACTGAAATTAGTGGATATTATTTTTGAACTTGTGGACGCCAGGTTGCCTTTATCTTCACGAAATCCGATGATCGATCAAGTGATACAACAAAAACCACGTCTCATTATTTTAAACAAAATGGATATGGCCGATGAAGTTGAAACGAAAAAATGGATCCGTTATTTCGAAGATCAAGGTACGCGTGCCGTTGCCATCAACTCGCTTGAAGGTAGAGGGCTACAATTAGTTACAAAAGCATCAAAAGAAATTCTTGAAGAGAAATGGGATCGGATGATTGCAAAAGGTATTAAACCTCGTGCCATTCGAGCGATGATTGTTGGAATTCCAAATGTCGGAAAATCGACACTCATCAACCGTTTATCAAAAAAAAGCTTAGCGAAAACTGGGAATATGCCAGGGGTCACAAAAGCGCAGCAATGGATTAAAGTGGGCAAAGAAATTGAGTTATTGGATACACCAGGTATTTTATGGCCGAAATTTGAAGATCCTGAAACAGGATTAAAATTAGCGGTTACAGGTGCGATAAAAGACTCTGTTATTCAAATGCAAGAACTTGCCATCTATTCGTTAAAATTTTTAGAAGAACGTTATCCGGAACGAATGATGGAACGCTATGGCATTGATCATGTCGATAAAGAAATCGTCAATACGTTTGATCATATTGGCAAAAAACGTCGCTGTTTAGATCAACATGGTGAAGTTGATTATGAAACTACTGCTGAAGTGATAGTACGAGATATTCGGAACCAACATTTAGGCAAAGTGACATTCGATTATAGAGATGAAATGATTGAAGAAGAGTGA
- the rplS gene encoding 50S ribosomal protein L19, whose product MQNIITEITKEQLRTDLPTFRPGDTVRVHVKVVEGTRERVQVYEGVVIGRRGGGISESFTVRKISYGVGVERTFPVHTPKIAQLEVTRRGKVRRAKLYYLRELRGKAARIKEIR is encoded by the coding sequence ATGCAAAACATTATTACAGAAATCACTAAAGAACAACTTCGCACGGATCTTCCAACATTCCGTCCCGGAGACACTGTTCGTGTACACGTTAAAGTTGTCGAGGGTACTCGCGAACGTGTTCAGGTATACGAAGGAGTCGTAATTGGACGTCGTGGAGGCGGAATCAGTGAATCATTCACTGTTCGCAAAATCTCATACGGTGTTGGTGTTGAGCGTACATTCCCTGTACACACACCAAAAATTGCACAGCTTGAAGTTACCCGTCGTGGTAAAGTACGTCGTGCGAAATTGTATTACTTGCGTGAACTACGCGGTAAAGCAGCTCGTATTAAAGAAATTCGATAA
- a CDS encoding KH domain-containing protein — protein MKQLIETIVKPLVDYPEEVRVDTDENDSRIVYKLSVHPEDTGKVIGKQGRVAKAVRSIVYSAAGGYHKKKTYLDIVD, from the coding sequence ATGAAGCAGCTGATTGAGACCATTGTGAAACCGTTAGTTGATTATCCGGAAGAAGTTCGTGTCGATACTGACGAAAACGATAGCCGAATTGTCTACAAGCTTTCCGTGCATCCAGAGGATACAGGGAAAGTCATCGGAAAACAAGGACGTGTAGCAAAAGCTGTTCGTTCGATTGTGTACTCAGCAGCAGGCGGTTACCATAAGAAAAAAACGTATCTCGATATTGTGGATTAA
- the sucD gene encoding succinate--CoA ligase subunit alpha yields MSVYINKDTKVLVQGITGSTALFHTKQMLEYGTKIVAGVTPGKGGTEAEGVPVFNTVEDAVKATGANVSVIYVPAPFAADAILEAVEAELDMAICITEHIPVLDMVKVNRYMEGKKTRLVGPNCPGVITPDECKIGIMPGYIHKKGHVGVVSRSGTLTYEATHQLSEEGIGQSTAVGIGGDPVNGTNFIDVLKEFNEDEDTYAVVMIGEIGGTAEEEAAEWVKANMTKPVVGFIGGQTAPEGKRMGHAGAIISGGKGTAADKIKAMNEAGIEVADTPSVIGETLIKVIKEKGLYDKCKTH; encoded by the coding sequence ATGAGTGTATACATTAATAAAGACACAAAAGTGCTTGTACAAGGAATTACAGGGTCAACTGCCCTTTTCCATACAAAGCAAATGCTTGAATACGGAACGAAAATCGTTGCGGGTGTAACACCAGGTAAAGGCGGAACTGAAGCTGAAGGCGTACCTGTCTTCAATACTGTAGAAGATGCAGTAAAAGCTACAGGAGCTAACGTATCTGTAATTTACGTACCGGCACCTTTCGCTGCGGACGCAATTCTTGAAGCAGTTGAAGCTGAACTGGACATGGCAATTTGTATCACTGAGCATATTCCAGTATTGGATATGGTCAAAGTGAACCGTTACATGGAAGGCAAAAAAACACGTCTTGTTGGACCAAACTGCCCGGGAGTTATTACTCCGGACGAATGTAAAATCGGCATCATGCCTGGATACATTCACAAAAAAGGACATGTTGGCGTTGTTTCACGTTCAGGTACACTGACGTATGAAGCGACTCATCAATTGTCTGAAGAGGGAATTGGCCAATCGACAGCTGTCGGTATTGGCGGAGACCCAGTAAACGGGACAAACTTTATTGATGTGTTGAAAGAATTCAACGAAGATGAAGACACGTATGCAGTTGTTATGATTGGTGAAATCGGCGGGACAGCTGAAGAAGAAGCTGCTGAGTGGGTTAAAGCGAACATGACAAAACCGGTTGTTGGATTTATTGGCGGACAAACTGCACCTGAAGGAAAACGTATGGGCCATGCCGGTGCGATTATTTCTGGTGGTAAAGGAACAGCTGCTGATAAAATCAAAGCAATGAACGAAGCTGGAATCGAAGTTGCAGACACTCCATCCGTAATTGGAGAAACTTTGATCAAAGTGATTAAAGAAAAAGGTTTATACGACAAGTGTAAAACTCATTAA
- a CDS encoding ribonuclease HII, translating to MKTTNELKEKLNEVTTWQSWIEELERDSRKSVQTLLATWKRKQARREKVVENHESKLEFDESFRRTSSDLVAGIDEAGRGPLAGPVVTAAVILPQDCTSLIGLDDSKQLSKAKRDVFAEIIKKIAVSYAVHIQSPEEIDCLNIYQATRNSMTQSALLLSPAPTVVLADAMMLELPMSCKSIIKGDAKSLSIAAASILAKTRRDALMAEYAVQYPLYGFEKHAGYGTKDHVAALEKYGPCEIHRTTFEPVKSLLREN from the coding sequence ATGAAAACAACTAATGAACTTAAAGAAAAGTTAAATGAAGTAACGACGTGGCAATCATGGATAGAAGAACTTGAACGTGATTCACGTAAAAGTGTTCAAACCTTATTAGCTACTTGGAAACGAAAACAAGCACGACGAGAAAAAGTAGTAGAAAATCATGAGTCTAAGCTTGAATTTGATGAGTCATTTAGAAGAACATCGTCTGATTTAGTAGCAGGCATTGATGAAGCAGGTAGAGGACCGCTTGCAGGTCCCGTCGTAACAGCGGCAGTTATTTTGCCACAAGACTGCACAAGTCTCATCGGTTTAGATGATTCCAAACAATTGAGCAAAGCAAAACGTGACGTGTTTGCTGAAATCATTAAAAAAATCGCTGTTAGCTACGCAGTTCATATTCAGTCACCAGAAGAAATTGATTGTCTTAATATTTACCAAGCGACACGCAATTCGATGACGCAATCAGCATTGTTATTATCTCCTGCACCGACCGTTGTACTTGCTGATGCGATGATGTTGGAACTTCCTATGTCTTGTAAATCTATTATTAAAGGTGATGCGAAAAGCTTGAGCATCGCAGCAGCTTCTATTTTGGCAAAGACCAGAAGAGATGCATTGATGGCAGAATATGCGGTTCAGTATCCACTGTATGGTTTTGAAAAACACGCAGGGTACGGAACAAAAGATCATGTTGCAGCACTTGAAAAGTACGGGCCTTGTGAGATTCACCGAACGACATTTGAACCGGTAAAATCTCTTTTGAGAGAAAACTAA
- the lepB gene encoding signal peptidase I, which translates to METEVKKKNELWEWSKALLIAFGLAAIIRFFLFTPIVVDGESMMPTLEHGDRMIVNKIGYSVGEPDRFDIIVFHAPEKKDYIKRIIGLPGDHVAYEDDQLYINGKAIEEPYLDVYKQGITGTLTEDFVLEDVTGGENIIPDGFVFVMGDNRRASKDSRHIGLVSTDEVIGDTNFVFWPLPEAGIVK; encoded by the coding sequence ATGGAGACTGAAGTAAAAAAGAAAAATGAACTTTGGGAATGGTCTAAAGCTCTATTGATCGCCTTCGGCTTGGCTGCAATTATTCGATTCTTTTTATTTACACCGATTGTTGTAGATGGAGAGTCGATGATGCCAACATTGGAGCATGGAGACCGTATGATTGTTAACAAAATTGGTTATTCAGTTGGAGAACCAGACCGTTTCGATATTATCGTTTTTCATGCCCCAGAGAAAAAAGATTATATTAAGCGTATAATCGGGTTGCCAGGTGACCACGTTGCCTATGAAGATGACCAGTTATATATAAATGGTAAAGCAATAGAAGAGCCTTATTTGGATGTATACAAACAAGGCATCACCGGTACACTTACAGAAGACTTTGTTTTAGAAGATGTGACCGGAGGAGAAAACATTATACCTGATGGATTTGTCTTTGTGATGGGTGATAATCGCCGTGCAAGTAAAGATAGCCGTCATATCGGATTGGTCTCGACCGATGAAGTAATTGGTGACACAAATTTCGTTTTCTGGCCACTGCCTGAAGCGGGAATTGTAAAATAA
- the rimM gene encoding ribosome maturation factor RimM (Essential for efficient processing of 16S rRNA), whose amino-acid sequence MQWFNVGKIVNTHGIRGEVRVLSRTDFPEERFAVGTKLGLFMPEAKKPITVKIASHRQHKNFELVTFEGYPNINDVEPFKESYLRIAEHDLTELEENAYYHHEILGCTVFSIEGQQLGKISEILETGANDVWEVTPEKGKKHYIPYTEEIVKEIDIDEKKVIIEVIEGLLS is encoded by the coding sequence GTGCAATGGTTTAACGTAGGTAAAATTGTTAACACGCACGGAATTCGTGGAGAAGTCCGTGTATTATCACGTACCGATTTTCCAGAAGAACGATTCGCGGTCGGAACAAAATTGGGTCTTTTTATGCCAGAAGCTAAAAAACCAATCACGGTGAAAATTGCTAGTCATCGTCAGCACAAAAACTTTGAATTAGTAACTTTTGAAGGATATCCAAACATCAATGACGTTGAGCCGTTTAAAGAGTCTTATTTGCGAATCGCTGAACACGATTTAACTGAACTTGAAGAAAATGCTTATTACCACCATGAAATTCTTGGGTGCACAGTTTTTTCGATAGAAGGTCAACAACTTGGAAAAATTAGTGAGATTTTAGAAACAGGTGCAAACGATGTATGGGAAGTAACACCTGAGAAAGGCAAAAAGCATTACATTCCTTACACTGAAGAAATCGTCAAAGAAATTGATATCGACGAAAAGAAAGTAATTATTGAAGTTATTGAAGGGTTATTGTCTTGA
- the ftsY gene encoding signal recognition particle-docking protein FtsY, which produces MSFFKKLKDKFAGNAEAEESTEKYKEGLAKTRTGFTSKINDLVAKYRKVDEDFFEELEEILLQADVGFETVIELMDDLRFEVQRKNVKDTSNVQSVISEKLVEIYQAGDEEVNEINFVDGLTVILMVGVNGVGKTTTIGKLAHRFKNEGKTVMLAAGDTFRAGAIEQLDVWGKRVGVDVIKQSEGSDPAAVMYDAVRSAKSRGVDVLICDTAGRLQNKVNLMNELQKVHRVISREIPGAPHEVLLALDATTGQNAMLQAQTFKEVTDVTGIVLTKLDGTAKGGIVLAIRNKLKIPVKYVGLGEKLDDLQPFDAQKYVYGLFADGLDKEQQAEDAQTDK; this is translated from the coding sequence GTGAGTTTCTTTAAAAAATTAAAAGATAAATTTGCTGGCAATGCGGAAGCAGAAGAATCAACTGAAAAATACAAAGAAGGATTAGCTAAAACCCGTACAGGTTTTACGTCGAAAATTAATGATTTGGTAGCAAAATACCGCAAAGTCGATGAAGATTTTTTTGAAGAATTAGAAGAAATCTTGTTGCAAGCAGACGTTGGATTTGAAACCGTTATTGAATTGATGGATGATTTGCGTTTTGAAGTACAACGAAAAAACGTAAAAGACACATCAAATGTTCAATCGGTTATTTCGGAAAAATTAGTTGAAATTTACCAAGCTGGTGATGAAGAAGTTAACGAAATCAATTTCGTTGATGGGTTGACGGTTATTTTAATGGTTGGCGTCAATGGTGTTGGTAAAACTACCACAATTGGAAAACTGGCGCATCGTTTTAAAAACGAAGGCAAAACCGTTATGCTAGCAGCTGGTGATACATTCCGTGCGGGTGCTATTGAACAACTCGATGTTTGGGGCAAGCGTGTCGGCGTTGATGTTATAAAGCAAAGCGAAGGGTCAGATCCCGCAGCAGTTATGTACGACGCTGTCCGTTCAGCCAAGTCTCGTGGAGTAGACGTGCTGATTTGTGATACAGCAGGACGTCTGCAAAACAAAGTTAATTTGATGAACGAACTTCAGAAAGTTCATCGTGTGATTTCGCGTGAAATTCCTGGAGCACCACATGAAGTATTATTAGCACTAGATGCTACAACAGGACAAAATGCGATGCTCCAAGCACAAACTTTTAAAGAAGTTACAGACGTAACGGGAATTGTTTTGACAAAGCTTGATGGAACAGCAAAAGGCGGGATTGTGTTAGCTATTCGTAATAAGTTGAAAATTCCTGTGAAGTATGTGGGTCTTGGAGAAAAACTAGACGATTTGCAACCATTTGATGCACAAAAATACGTTTATGGCTTGTTTGCTGACGGATTAGACAAAGAACAACAAGCAGAAGATGCTCAGACAGACAAGTAA
- a CDS encoding putative DNA-binding protein, with amino-acid sequence MGLEKTTRINYLFDFYQELLTPKQRSYMMLYYLDDHSLGEIAEEYTITRQAVYDNIRRTEAMLEEYEQKLQLFEKFQKRQQLVSSFEKKPFTEERVQQFLGELKEWD; translated from the coding sequence ATGGGACTAGAAAAAACAACACGTATAAACTATTTGTTTGATTTCTATCAAGAGCTATTGACACCTAAACAACGCAGTTACATGATGCTGTATTACTTAGATGACCATTCACTGGGAGAAATTGCTGAAGAATACACCATCACTCGACAGGCAGTATATGACAATATCCGCCGAACAGAAGCGATGCTAGAAGAATATGAACAAAAATTACAGCTCTTCGAGAAATTCCAAAAAAGGCAGCAATTAGTTTCGTCATTTGAAAAAAAGCCATTCACAGAAGAGCGTGTCCAACAATTTTTGGGCGAACTCAAAGAATGGGATTAG
- the sucC gene encoding ADP-forming succinate--CoA ligase subunit beta, which translates to MNIHEYQGKELLRQYGVAVSYGTVAFSPEEAVKAAKELSTDVVVVKAQIHAGGRGKAGGVKIAKNLDEVRTYAKELLGKVLVTHQTGPEGKEIKRLLIEEGSDIKKEYYVGLVLDRQTARVTLMGSEEGGVDIEEVSENTPEKIFKEVIDPVVGLTGFQARRMAFNMNIPPKLVNKAAKFMLGLYTVFIEKDASIVEINPLVETGDGNILALDAKFDFDENALYRHKDIVELRDFDEEDPKEIEASKYDLSYISLDGNIGCMVNGAGLAMATMDTINYYGGTPANFLDVGGGATAEKVTEAFKIILSDKNVKGIFVNIFGGIMKCDIIAEGVIQAAKEVSLDVPLVVRLEGTNVELGKKLLNESGLNIVAAGTMADGAKQIVELVG; encoded by the coding sequence ATGAATATCCATGAATATCAAGGAAAAGAACTTCTTAGACAATATGGAGTAGCAGTTTCTTACGGCACCGTTGCTTTTTCTCCAGAAGAAGCAGTGAAGGCAGCTAAAGAACTGAGTACGGATGTTGTCGTGGTAAAAGCTCAAATCCACGCAGGTGGACGAGGCAAAGCTGGCGGCGTTAAAATCGCTAAAAACTTGGATGAGGTCCGCACTTATGCAAAAGAACTTTTAGGTAAGGTTCTTGTGACTCACCAAACCGGTCCAGAAGGTAAAGAAATCAAACGCCTTTTGATCGAAGAAGGATCTGACATCAAGAAAGAATACTACGTCGGATTGGTACTTGACCGCCAAACTGCTCGTGTTACTCTGATGGGCTCTGAAGAGGGTGGAGTAGATATCGAGGAAGTTTCTGAAAATACTCCTGAGAAGATTTTTAAAGAAGTTATCGATCCAGTAGTCGGCTTGACTGGTTTCCAAGCACGTCGTATGGCTTTCAACATGAATATTCCACCAAAACTTGTAAATAAAGCGGCGAAATTTATGCTTGGTTTATACACTGTATTTATCGAAAAAGATGCTTCTATCGTTGAAATCAACCCGTTGGTTGAAACTGGCGATGGCAATATTTTAGCGCTTGATGCAAAATTTGATTTTGATGAAAACGCTCTTTACCGCCACAAAGACATTGTGGAACTGCGTGATTTCGACGAAGAAGATCCAAAAGAAATTGAAGCTTCTAAGTATGACTTAAGCTACATTTCTTTAGACGGGAACATCGGCTGTATGGTTAACGGCGCAGGACTTGCTATGGCAACGATGGACACGATCAACTATTACGGCGGAACACCCGCTAACTTCCTTGACGTTGGGGGCGGTGCCACTGCTGAGAAAGTAACGGAAGCTTTCAAAATCATTCTTTCTGATAAGAATGTAAAAGGAATTTTCGTTAACATTTTCGGCGGTATCATGAAGTGTGACATCATCGCGGAAGGCGTTATTCAAGCTGCAAAAGAAGTAAGCTTAGATGTGCCATTAGTAGTCCGTCTTGAAGGAACAAACGTAGAGCTTGGTAAAAAACTGCTGAATGAATCAGGTCTTAATATCGTAGCTGCTGGAACAATGGCAGATGGCGCTAAACAGATTGTAGAACTTGTAGGCTAA
- the rpsP gene encoding 30S ribosomal protein S16: MAVKIRLKRMGAKRSPFYRIVVADSRAPRDGRQIQTVGTYNPLTVPAEVKIDEEQVLKWLHDGAKPSDTVRNLFSQKGIMEKFHNEKLSK, from the coding sequence ATGGCAGTAAAAATTCGCTTGAAACGTATGGGAGCTAAACGTTCTCCTTTTTATCGTATTGTAGTAGCAGACTCACGTGCTCCACGTGATGGTCGTCAAATCCAAACAGTAGGTACTTACAACCCACTGACAGTTCCAGCTGAAGTTAAAATTGATGAAGAGCAAGTATTGAAATGGCTTCACGATGGTGCTAAACCATCTGATACTGTTCGTAACTTATTTTCTCAAAAAGGCATTATGGAGAAATTCCATAATGAAAAACTAAGCAAGTAA